From a single Octopus sinensis linkage group LG5, ASM634580v1, whole genome shotgun sequence genomic region:
- the LOC115212283 gene encoding LOW QUALITY PROTEIN: KIF-binding protein-like (The sequence of the model RefSeq protein was modified relative to this genomic sequence to represent the inferred CDS: inserted 1 base in 1 codon): MGRRGVKMYLYINEFSAKYCHQILLRQLESNQYNPLEWAINAASLSQYYLSVDDYMMARHCLASSCYILQEADDSTIARRKADISRCWAKYGLSLLESSKEFSIINLIRHLDRTDLVNEKKNSSEADHNADKEPITARFKLELTDLEENMPEKFVKDFPSAREVFIAVQKWLNDAKDYYVIDSYCNDYVEIMRDHSKAYKXLACFETDQNRQCKMQKHRIDLLSKLLEALNAQHYLHVCRQLMYELAETYSSLLDIKVNIFQNEESSRTPHAIKKIDLLVSQSIDHYMKYIHSIKGGRAQLPDKLDESDVHPTLIAYFCVGNLYTKCLGEMCNLYTKFICSDAEMKIKNIERRLACFKCIVDYCRKDPKGSEFIANELQICEEMVELLPQKIEQLKMDPSADITC, encoded by the exons ATGGGTCGTCGAGGTGTCAAGATGT ATCTATATATTAACGAATTTTCTGCTAAGTACTGTCACCAAATTTTACTTAGACAATTAGAATCAAACCAGTATAACCCATTAGAATGGGCTATAAATGCTGCTAGTCTTTCTCAATACTATCTTAGTGTGGATGATTATATGATGGCAAGGCATTGCCTCGCAAGTTCTTGCTACATATTACAGGAAGCTGACGACTCTACCATTGCACGGCGCAAAGCTGACATCAGCCGCTGTTGGGCAAAATATGGTTTGTCACTTCTCGAGTCCTCTAAAGAATTCTCTATTATTAATCTTATCAGACATTTGGATAGAACTGATTtggtaaatgagaaaaaaaattcatcGGAAGCTGACCATAATGCAGACAAGGAGCCGATT ACAGCTCGATTCAAACTGGAATTAACAGATCTGGAAGAAAATATGCCTGAAAAATTTGTAAAAGATTTCCCGTCTGCACGAGAAGTATTTATTGCTGTTCAGAAGTGGTTAAATGATGCGAAAGACTATTATGTTATTGATAGCTATTGCAATGATTATGTTGAAATAATGAGGGATCATAGTAAGGCTTATA TGTTAgcgtgttttgaaactgaccaaaATCGACAATGTAAGATGCAGAAGCATCGCATAGAttt actaAGTAAACTACTCGAAGCACTTAATGCGCAGCATTATCTCCACGTTTGTCGTCAATTAATGTACGAACTTGCAGAAACATACTCCAGTTTATTAGACATCAAGGTAAACATATTTCAAAACGAGGAATCTTCGAGGACACcacatgcaattaaaaaaattgatttattaGTCTCTCAAAGCATCGACCATTATATGAAATACATCCATTCAATCAAAGGTGGTCGTGCACAATTGCCAGATAAGCTCGACGAATCTGATGTTCATCCAACATTAATTGCATATTTTTGTGTCGGTAACCTTTACACAAAATGcttaggcgaaat gtgtaACCTTTACACAAAATTCATTTGTTCAGATGCGGAgatgaaaatcaaaaatattgaaagaagaCTTGCATGTTTCAAATGTATTGTTGATTATTGTCGTAAGGACCCAAAGGGATCGGAATTTATTGCTAATGAATTGCAAATATGTGAAGAAATGGTGGAACTTTTGCCCCAAAAAATAGAACAACTTAAAATGGACCCTTCAGCTGATATCACATGTTAA